A single Panthera tigris isolate Pti1 chromosome A3, P.tigris_Pti1_mat1.1, whole genome shotgun sequence DNA region contains:
- the MFSD2B gene encoding major facilitator superfamily domain-containing protein 2B isoform X2 yields the protein MASSPGAPRAPAVQAPPPPTPPEARTSERGSDSRAGHLSFCTKVCYGIGGIPNQVASSATAFYLQLFLLDVAQIPAAQVSLVLFGGKVSGAAADPVAGFFINRSRRTGSGRLMPWVLGCTPFITTAYFLLWFLPPFTSLRGLWYTTFYSLFQALATFFQVPYAALTMLLTPCPRERDSATAYRMTMEMAGTLIGAAVHGLIVSGAHGPHRCEDAALPGPVAVSPDATRLYSIASAVVAVTYPVCSSLLCLGVKERPGSSVPASGPGPSFLAGLVLTVRHPPYLKLVISFLFISAAIQVEQSYLVLFCTHASRLHDHVQGVVLTILVSAVLSTPLWEWVLQRFGKKTSAFGICVMVPFAILLAAVPTAPVAYVVAFVSGMSISVSLLLPWSMLPEVVDDFQLQHQHGPGLETIFYSSYVFFSKLSGAGALGISTLSLGFAGYEAGACKQAEQVVVTLKVLIGAVPTCMILTGLCILMVSPTPKVPSQNSRRLSLQRRTSYTLA from the exons ATGGCCTCGTCTCCCGGAGCGCCCCGGGCCCCGGCCGTccaggcgccgccgccgccgacgCCGCCGGAAGCGCGCACCTCGGAGCGCGGCTCG GACAGCAGAGCTGGTCACCTCTCATTCTGTACCAAGGTGTGCTATGGCATTGGTGGGATCCCCAACCAGGTGGCCTCCAGCGCCACTGCCTTTTACCTGCAACTCTTCCTACTTGATGTGGCACAG ATCCCTGCTGCCCAGGTGTCACTTGTCCTGTTTGGAGGAAAGGTGTCTGGGGCAGCTGCTGACCCTGTGGCTGGGTTCTTCATCAACAGAAGTAGGAGGACAGGGTCTGGACGACTCATGCCCTG GGTGCTGGGCTGTACGCCCTTCATCACGACGGCCTACTTCCTCCTGTGGTTCCTGCCCCCCTTCACCAGCTTGCGGGGCCTCTGGTACACCACCTTCTACTCCCTGTTCCAGGCCCTGGCCACG TTCTTCCAGGTGCCCTACGCGGCGCTCACCATGCTCCTGACCCCCTGCCCGAGGGAGCGGGACTCGGCCACCGCATACC GGATGACCATGGAGATGGCGGGGACGTTGATAGGGGCCGCCGTCCACGGCCTCATCGTGTCGGGCGCCCACGGGCCGCACAGGTGCGAGGACGCCGCGCTCCCCGGACCGGTCGCCGTCTCTCCCGACGCG ACTCGTCTCTACTCCATTGCCTCCGCTGTGGTTGCTGTGACCTACCCTGTGTGCAGTAGTTTGCTCTGCCTAGGGGTGAAGGAGCGACCAG GCTCCTCCGTCCCAGCCTCAGGCCCAGGCCCGAGCTTCCTGGCTGGGCTGGTGCTCACTGTCCGGCACCCACCTTACCTGAAGCTGGTCATCTCCTTCCTGTTCATCTCAGCAGCCATTCAG GTGGAGCAGAGCTACCTGGTCCTGTTCTGTACACATGCCTCCCGGCTACATGACCATGTCCAGGGCGTGGTGCTAACCATCCTG GTCTCAGCTGTGCTGAGCACGCCACTGTGGGAGTGGGTTCTACAGCGATTTGGGAAGAAGACATCGGCCTTTGGGATCTGT GTGATGGTGCCTTTTGCAATCCTGTTGGCTGCTGTGCCCACAGCACCTGTGGCGTATGTGGTGGCCTTTGTATCTGGCATGAGCATTTCTGTGTCCTTGCTGCTACCCTG GTCCATGCTTCCAGAGGTGGTGGATGACTTCCAGCTGCAGCACCAGCACGGCCCAGGCCTGGAGACCATCTTCTACTCATCCTATGTCTTCTTCTCCAAGCTTTCCGGCGCAGGCGCCCTGGGCATCTCCACTCTCAGTCTGGG GTTTGCGGGGTATGAGGCAGGAGCCTGCAAGCAGGCGGAGCAGGTGGTGGTGACCCTCAAGGTCCTCATCGGCGCCGTGCCCACCTGCATGATCCTCACCGGTCTGTGCATCCTCATGGTCAGCCCCACTCCAAAGGTGCCCAGCCAGAACTCCCGCCGGCTGAGCCTTCAGAG GCGGACCAGCTACACCCTTGCTTGA
- the MFSD2B gene encoding major facilitator superfamily domain-containing protein 2B isoform X1, which produces MLMGVRRVWGTVCVCARMHVQVGGLAPASLPRTAELVTSHSVPRCAMALVGSPTRWPPAPLPFTCNSSYLMWHRSLLPRCHLSCLEERCLGQLLTLWLGSSSTEVGGQGLDDSCPGLPLESPCPGALPRLCFHRVLGCTPFITTAYFLLWFLPPFTSLRGLWYTTFYSLFQALATFFQVPYAALTMLLTPCPRERDSATAYRMTMEMAGTLIGAAVHGLIVSGAHGPHRCEDAALPGPVAVSPDATRLYSIASAVVAVTYPVCSSLLCLGVKERPGSSVPASGPGPSFLAGLVLTVRHPPYLKLVISFLFISAAIQVEQSYLVLFCTHASRLHDHVQGVVLTILVSAVLSTPLWEWVLQRFGKKTSAFGICVMVPFAILLAAVPTAPVAYVVAFVSGMSISVSLLLPWSMLPEVVDDFQLQHQHGPGLETIFYSSYVFFSKLSGAGALGISTLSLGFAGYEAGACKQAEQVVVTLKVLIGAVPTCMILTGLCILMVSPTPKVPSQNSRRLSLQRRTSYTLA; this is translated from the exons ATGCTTATGGGGGTCAGGAGGGTGTggggaactgtgtgtgtgtgtgcgcgcatgcacGTGCAGGTGGGGGGCTTAGCTCCTGCGTCTCTCCCCAGGACAGCAGAGCTGGTCACCTCTCATTCTGTACCAAGGTGTGCTATGGCATTGGTGGGATCCCCAACCAGGTGGCCTCCAGCGCCACTGCCTTTTACCTGCAACTCTTCCTACTTGATGTGGCACAG ATCCCTGCTGCCCAGGTGTCACTTGTCCTGTTTGGAGGAAAGGTGTCTGGGGCAGCTGCTGACCCTGTGGCTGGGTTCTTCATCAACAGAAGTAGGAGGACAGGGTCTGGACGACTCATGCCCTG GTTTGCCCTTAGAGTCGCCCTGTCCTGGTGCCCTACCTCGGCTGTGCTTCCACAGGGTGCTGGGCTGTACGCCCTTCATCACGACGGCCTACTTCCTCCTGTGGTTCCTGCCCCCCTTCACCAGCTTGCGGGGCCTCTGGTACACCACCTTCTACTCCCTGTTCCAGGCCCTGGCCACG TTCTTCCAGGTGCCCTACGCGGCGCTCACCATGCTCCTGACCCCCTGCCCGAGGGAGCGGGACTCGGCCACCGCATACC GGATGACCATGGAGATGGCGGGGACGTTGATAGGGGCCGCCGTCCACGGCCTCATCGTGTCGGGCGCCCACGGGCCGCACAGGTGCGAGGACGCCGCGCTCCCCGGACCGGTCGCCGTCTCTCCCGACGCG ACTCGTCTCTACTCCATTGCCTCCGCTGTGGTTGCTGTGACCTACCCTGTGTGCAGTAGTTTGCTCTGCCTAGGGGTGAAGGAGCGACCAG GCTCCTCCGTCCCAGCCTCAGGCCCAGGCCCGAGCTTCCTGGCTGGGCTGGTGCTCACTGTCCGGCACCCACCTTACCTGAAGCTGGTCATCTCCTTCCTGTTCATCTCAGCAGCCATTCAG GTGGAGCAGAGCTACCTGGTCCTGTTCTGTACACATGCCTCCCGGCTACATGACCATGTCCAGGGCGTGGTGCTAACCATCCTG GTCTCAGCTGTGCTGAGCACGCCACTGTGGGAGTGGGTTCTACAGCGATTTGGGAAGAAGACATCGGCCTTTGGGATCTGT GTGATGGTGCCTTTTGCAATCCTGTTGGCTGCTGTGCCCACAGCACCTGTGGCGTATGTGGTGGCCTTTGTATCTGGCATGAGCATTTCTGTGTCCTTGCTGCTACCCTG GTCCATGCTTCCAGAGGTGGTGGATGACTTCCAGCTGCAGCACCAGCACGGCCCAGGCCTGGAGACCATCTTCTACTCATCCTATGTCTTCTTCTCCAAGCTTTCCGGCGCAGGCGCCCTGGGCATCTCCACTCTCAGTCTGGG GTTTGCGGGGTATGAGGCAGGAGCCTGCAAGCAGGCGGAGCAGGTGGTGGTGACCCTCAAGGTCCTCATCGGCGCCGTGCCCACCTGCATGATCCTCACCGGTCTGTGCATCCTCATGGTCAGCCCCACTCCAAAGGTGCCCAGCCAGAACTCCCGCCGGCTGAGCCTTCAGAG GCGGACCAGCTACACCCTTGCTTGA